The genomic window CCCAGTCGCTGGGGCCGTGGGCTGGGCTGGGCGTTGGCCGGCCTGCTAGGACTGATCGCCGTCCTGTTGGTCGCTCGTCACAGCCTGCAAAAAGCGGAAGCTGGATTGCCGGCGTCCTGCGACTTACATTCCCAAGGCCATTTTCCCGACACCAGCGTCGCGGAACGACAAGCGGTTTGCCGGGCGTGGATCGATGCCTGTGATTGGATCCGCGACAACACCGATCCCGATGCCGTGTTCCTGACGCCGCGACATCAACAGACTTTTAAGTGGTATGCGAATCGAGCGGAAGTCGTTAATTATAAAGACGTCCCCCAGGACGTGCCTAATCTAAAAGAATGGCAGTCACGGTTCGATCGCGTGTTCCCGCCGGAGTTGGGGCGTATCCGGATCACGATCCAGTATTCCGAATTGCAAAAATTCCGTAAGCAGTACGGTGCCGATTACATGGTCGTCGACCGCCGCATCGCCCCCTATTCGATGCCGCTGCAAAAGGTTTATCCCACGGCCCTGGAGTCCAACGAGTACTACGCGGTGTACCGGCTGCCATAAAGAGACGTCTGACTTAGCAGCACTTCACTCTCCCAGGGGGGGCTCTTCGTCGGTTTTAGTGGCTGAAATCCGGCTCCATCTTTAGGGCCCCACAATAAAACAAGATGCGGGTGCGGTAGTTCTCGAAGTTGCGAAAGCCGCGGGCCGCCGACTTGATGGCCTGCACTCGACCGTTGAAGGCCTCACTTTTGGCATTGGTGATGGAGTACTCGAAGTAGGCCAGCAAGCCGGCGAGGTGTTTCTTGAGCATTCTCGCAACCTTCTTGATCGGATCGAGTTTGCTACGAATGGCCCATGCGTACCAACGGTCAAAGAACTTCTTCGCCCAAGCGCCGCTGCGGTATGTCCAGAAGTCACGAAACATTTCCTTGATTCCCCACGCACGTGCCGTCTTGATCGCGACTTGCCGAATGTCTTCGATTTGCTTTTGCGTGGCATCATCAAGAGTCTCCTCGTTGTAGAGCCAAAGTTGACGCGTACCCGTCAGGTCATTAATGCCTTCGCTTCGGAGCAGTTTGTTCTCTCGGCGTCGAACCAGATCGACCGCTTCGCCGAGGTATTGGCTGATGTGGAAATGGTCGTGAACGATCTTCGCCTGGGGAACTTGTTTGACAATGCTGTTTCGAAAAGCTTGCCAGAAGTCCACGGCGACTGCCCGAATGCCCGATTTTTGCTCATCGGTGAGACTGTCAAAGAGTTTGTCACAAGATGCCTCGCTGCGGTCTTTGACGACTTCCAGCACTCGCGATCCTTCCAGGTCAACCATCAGCGACACGTAGTCCTGGCCTTTGCCAAAGCTCTTTTCATCAATGCCCAGGGTTTCAATCGGATCGGTATCACGACGCTGTAGTCCTCGCTCAACCCCGCGTTGCATGAGCTCGTGAGCGGTCTTCCAAGAGACCTTCAGTAACTTGGTCGCCGCCGAAACGCTGCTAGCCGCCTGAAGGACTTTGATCGCAAAAGCTTCAAACATCAGCGTGAATCGAGAGTGCTTCCCTGCCCAGGGTACGGCAATCGTTTTCACACCGCACCGATCGCATTTTGAACGAGGAATTGCCGCTTCGATAATGGTCTCGAACTGCATCGTGTCCAAGTGCCTCCACTGACGCGTTGGCGCGGTATCCGCACGAGAGCATTCGTCCTGGCACTCGGGGCAGCAGAGCTTGCCGCCAGAGTGACGTAATTGGATGACGACACTATTGGCTTCCATCTGAAGGTCAACGTTCTGGACCTGCCACTGGTCATCAAGTCCCAGCAGCAAACGATAGTGGGCATGTAGTTCATTCATGCTGCCATGATAGAAAATCCAAGACAGCTGAGACATTAGCCACTAAATTTGACGAAGAGCCCCCAGGGGGAGGGTGAAGCATGACCGTATGACAATTCAATGCTATTAAGCCAGGCGCCTCCCAGGGGGAGGGTGAACTGAGGCCGCTAGGCAGAAGGGGCAATGCGTGCTTCGAGCAAATCGACGATTCGCAGTTCCGCTGCAGGACAACACAGCGGCGGCATACAGGTCTCGCTTTTCAGTACGATCAAACGTGACACTGGCATTGCTGATTTCGATCAGTAACCGTACCTCGGCGGGAAACGGGTGTCGGTCGAAATAGCTGCGGCGGGCAACCCAAGCCACATCGGGCTCGGGGCAACTATGTTGGTCGACGATCGCCAGCGGTTTCTCGATGCGAACGGTAAAAGCCTTGCAAGCGGATTCAATACTCCATTCGGTTAGCATATCAATCGGTGCGGAGTGTCTCGTATTGCTGATAGCTCAGCGGCAGGGTCACCGGTCCTCGATTTTCATGTTCCAACGCGGGCAATGAGGTATTTTCCATAGTGGGGGCCTTGGAATAGTACGGATCGATTGTGCCGAGGAGGCCCGGCGGAGAGCAAACACACACCGCAGGCGTGCCGATATTTCCTCCCCAAAATCGCTGGATCAGCTACAATAAAGTCCCGTCACCGAGGCCGTTCCTCCCTCCCCCCTCCACTTCCCGCCTGACGCCTTGTTAACCAAATCACTCTCCCTTGCCGCCGTTTTCATTCCTCGGGCGTACCTCGTACCGGTATACCTAGCCGCTGCGGTGGTTGCCTGTGGATTGCTGCCCACTGTGGCCCGTGCTGCCGAGACGATCGATTTCAACCGCGACGTGCGGCCGCTGTTGTCGGACAACTGTTTTTCCTGCCACGGGTTCGACGAAAGCTCACGCGAAGCCGACCTGCGACTCGACACCCTGGAAGGTGCCACCACCGACCTGGGAGGCTACGCGGCGATTGTGCCGGGCGACCCGGACAACAGTGAATTGATCCTGCGAATCGCGGCCGAGGACGCCGACGCCCTGATGCCGCCACCGGACTCGCATAAAAAACCCCTGTCAGCCGAAGCCATCGAAACGCTCCGGCAATGGATTCGCCAGGGCGCCCCGTGGGGCAAACATTGGTCCTTCGAATCGCCTCGTGCCGCCGAGATCGACAAAACGGAAATCCATCCGGTGGACTATTTCGTCGGCCGGCGTTTGGCCGACGCGCAGTTATCCTTCGCGCCCCCGGCTGCCCCGCACACGCTGGCCCGACGATTGGCTTTCGATCTGACCGGCCTGCCGCCCACGGCTGACGAACTCGCCGAACTCGGGGACGCTCCCAGCGATGACGATTGGGAACGATGGATCGAACGCTTGTTGGCATCGCCCCACTACGGCGAACGAATGGCCATGTGGTGGTTGGACGGCGCCCGCTACGCCGACACCGACGGCTTCCAACAAGATGCCACGCGTCAAAATTGGCCCTGGCGCGATTGGGTGATCGACGCGTTCAATCAAAACAAACCCTTCGATGAATTTACCATCGAACAGTTCGCCGGCGACCTGCTGCCCGAGGCGACCGCAGAGCAAAAGCTGGC from Roseimaritima ulvae includes these protein-coding regions:
- a CDS encoding ISL3 family transposase; protein product: MSQLSWIFYHGSMNELHAHYRLLLGLDDQWQVQNVDLQMEANSVVIQLRHSGGKLCCPECQDECSRADTAPTRQWRHLDTMQFETIIEAAIPRSKCDRCGVKTIAVPWAGKHSRFTLMFEAFAIKVLQAASSVSAATKLLKVSWKTAHELMQRGVERGLQRRDTDPIETLGIDEKSFGKGQDYVSLMVDLEGSRVLEVVKDRSEASCDKLFDSLTDEQKSGIRAVAVDFWQAFRNSIVKQVPQAKIVHDHFHISQYLGEAVDLVRRRENKLLRSEGINDLTGTRQLWLYNEETLDDATQKQIEDIRQVAIKTARAWGIKEMFRDFWTYRSGAWAKKFFDRWYAWAIRSKLDPIKKVARMLKKHLAGLLAYFEYSITNAKSEAFNGRVQAIKSAARGFRNFENYRTRILFYCGALKMEPDFSH